A window of the Candidatus Polarisedimenticolaceae bacterium genome harbors these coding sequences:
- a CDS encoding tetratricopeptide repeat protein, which produces MKRTVVVALVSFVLGGLAVHAAKTVFDPKAYYAGKEPKEAVAALLARAETIAGDGSWERIGVGRVYYLSGDKAKGQAIFDGVIGGKVAKSDLYRIGDVYATAGEWDKAKPIYERAISMDPEDDRGLLRVGCWYNLNGDRAHAEALFDKAFARSPNEIWHYALAAGSYEGVKPF; this is translated from the coding sequence ATGAAGAGAACCGTCGTCGTCGCTCTCGTTTCGTTCGTGCTCGGTGGGCTCGCCGTCCACGCGGCCAAGACCGTCTTCGATCCGAAGGCCTACTACGCCGGCAAGGAGCCGAAGGAAGCGGTTGCCGCGCTCCTCGCGCGTGCCGAGACGATCGCCGGCGACGGCTCATGGGAGCGGATCGGTGTGGGCCGCGTCTACTACCTGTCGGGTGACAAGGCGAAGGGGCAGGCGATCTTCGACGGCGTGATCGGCGGCAAGGTCGCGAAGAGCGACCTCTACCGGATCGGCGACGTGTACGCCACCGCCGGCGAGTGGGACAAGGCCAAGCCGATCTACGAGCGCGCCATCTCGATGGATCCGGAGGACGATCGCGGCCTTCTCCGGGTGGGATGCTGGTACAACCTGAACGGCGACCGCGCCCACGCGGAAGCTCTGTTCGACAAGGCGTTCGCGCGCTCGCCGAACGAGATCTGGCATTACGCTCTCGCGGCGGGGTCGTACGAAGGCGTAAAGCCGTTCTAG